taTGACCACTATCAATTAagcatatatttaattttatgatagGATTGATAGAACTATGACGATTCtatgtaattttataaattcaacTGTAAAACTTGTAAAATCAAATATGCAcctaacaaatatatttaattacatgttgaataactaattattttatgagttttaataaCATTTTTGAAGAACTTTTCCAAAATAAAGAACTCCTTATAATAGAATAGAATGAATTCAAACACAATTACATGTTTAATAACTTATGTAAATTTAccgtaataaaaaaaaaaactaaatttaacgATTGaataagtaatttttaattgaataggTCAAATTCAAGTAATTTAATAACATGCATTTGATTAATTGTCATGGTTCTGATAAAGAAATTGTCATAAAACAAATATGCCACTTGACAAGACAAACCACAAAAGTCCTCCCTTATTATATTAGATTACATTCAACTTTTTCTAATGGCCCTCTTATGTCAAAAAAATTACCTCTTTAATTATTTTCCAACAAAATATGGAAAGGTCGTTAAAGTCTACAGTTACATCtagcaaaaacaaaaacaaatttagctttctttatttaatgaatagttttatttgaaaagagacttatacataaaataaaatagtattaataTTTATGTGTCTGTCTCTCCAAATGAAAATGTCAATTAAATGAAGAGATCGTAACCCCACATACACTAATGAATTTCTTAGGTACACTCCATAACATTCATTGTTGCActtgtttaaatatttgttcCACTTACGATATTGTTTGACTGAATCAAGATGTTGCCTATTTTTCTAATGTTTTGTAGCCATACTACTTTGAGTGGGATgcaaatattaataattcatttgCCTAAATGATGACCTATGAGATGTTGGAAATTTGATGGACCCGATGTGAACATTCTTCTTATTAGTTTATATCAATTGAGGTGATGCTATCTGAtggcaaaaaaataatattgaagtGGTGATATTTGATGGCAAAAATTAATACAAGTGGTGTGACCTTTTTAGAATTACATATACTCGTGTCATATAGTACATGTTTATTGAAAAAGTAGTGATACAATGCAATTTGACATTATTTCTCACAAGTTATACCAATTgggattataatttatttttgtaaaatccTTTTGTTGTTACACATTTGACATATAACTTTAGGAATTTAACAAAACCTCGTACAAATTCTAGATCAAGTGTAGTGTAGGTTATTCAGGAGAAGCATCCAAAATCATGGGTATGAAGCAGAAAGGGACAAAAAAACTCAAGAGATATACAAGTGACCACTGGGCATATTAAAACTGATCCTGTAATATCTGTTCAAATTTTTAACTCATAGCAATcactataaatataaagtatacATAAAATCATTCTACACTATATTTTGACTCAGAATATTAGAAACAGATGAAGATATTTatgaagaatatttttattaataccattaaaattaatattttctaaaacagaACTCATTTCAAAACAAGTGAAGATCAAATTGATCAATGATCATGTCACTATCTTCCGGTAAAAATAAGCAACaaagttgaaattaatttttaaagtttttaattaaaaataatgtgaATACTATAATCAAACTTTTTCTTGAGTTTGTTTACATTAATGATAGatttaattattagttattaaCCTCAAAAGTTTATTACTGTTTGTTGCTTAAATGAATTTAGCCCATTTGTCCACATGGGCTAGCCACACTTATGATAAGCAAAGCAACAAAAGAATGATCTACTGTAACTTGAATGCTACTTTTCCCACCcccaaaattaatttgaaagtgtgtatcagaaaaaaaatatcaaacctTGCTCGTCTTGATCCATGGTTCCCAAATAATTTGTACAGTCCAAATAAGCACTTCCAAAAACATTAAGAGATTTTTAATGACGACTACGCAAAAAAGCAGCACCCTTGTAATTTGGGCATTTTATAACACAAGAACAATCCCTCGTATGCAGATTGAAATCATGTTAAAGTTTATTTGGTCACCTCAGGATATGTATCACTTAGGTTGTGTTCGGTCGCCTTCACTATCCCAAGCACATTGGCATATTGAAGGCTTACAAAGAAATTTGCTATCATTTGGAAAAATACAGCCTCGATTTTTTCTTTCCGGATGCAGTCTTGTGTAAtatttcctttaattttttgGTGTATGAATAAAAACATCAAGACATAACAACTTTAACATTTTATGCCAATTTTCTTGGTGAGTCGCATGATTAAAGATTCTCAGTGAATTTACAACTTTCTTTTTGGCTATAAAACCCACGAGTTAACAGACTAAACTTCTACTTCACGGTCCTTATCATTGAGATTTGGTATGTTTCCTTCCCACAACTCGTGTAACTCCTTTTTTATCCAAGAGGTCACAATTACAGGTCCCAAGGTAGAAGGCACCTgcataaacaaataaaagtaaatgttattatcaaaaatagaaaaagaatgGTTTAGTTTTGATGCAtactaaaagttaaaattaagaAGCTAGCTGTACCATGAATggcaaaatttaaaatttagttaattatatatACAAACTTCAATTAGACCAAATTTTTGGcttacttctttttttttttttaattactgtATGCATCAAAAACCTTGGATTTCTTTCTATACATCAAGTGAGAATTTGATGCCACAGTATTGGTCAAGCTAAATGAGAATGCAAAATGGGATAGGTTCCAATGTAAATACTATTATATACGATATTTACATTGTATAAGATGAACAATTaaatgaagaatgttcttgacttTTGAGAACAGAGCTCCATTGACAATCATGAGATTCAGGACCATGGAATGAGTATTGCATAGTTTGAAACTCAACAAACAAATAACTTAGAAAAATGTTTGGGTATAGATGAATATAATGTACATAATGCAACATGTAGTTTATGCAGTGGACAGTAGGTGACAATTGTTTTGACAATATCTGATTTGGGTCCAAGAAAACAGATTTTGACAAACAAATTGCATGTATCAAGTGGCTCAGTGCCTCAGTGTACAGATTCAACATAAAccatatatatcaaataacctGTCCCTACTGAATCAGAAATTGTCAGTAAAAAATGTTTTAACAATTTCACTTTATTACTCCAACGCAAATTTGGCAGACACCACAGTCATACCCACCATATTTTTTATTGCTATGTGCACCTAGAAGGAAAACAGAACCCATTTTTACAAGAGGAGCAGGAGTTATACACAAGGCTCATCAACATCATAGTGATGTATGCTAGCAGTAAAAGAGAGGGGATGAAACTGAGGAAACAGCTTCACGTAAATAATGAATGAATAAGTATGTGTTTGGTTGCATATTGGAACACCGTAAATGCACGTTTCACTCTTCTGCGAGATGTTTGGGAAAACAATGgaaaatcaattttactttttaaaaatgattctAGCAGAAGCTACTATTTGGAGCTTTCACAGTGGAGTGAAATAGATTTTGAAATTCAATGGTGTGTGGCATGTTTATCTTTCTTCATCTTCCTCTATTACCCTCAACTTATTTTCTAATATACCAGTGACGTGATGATGGTTTCTCTCGCTGGTGTCTTGTGGCTGCTACTTTTGTTTtaggttgaagaagaaaaacaattgGGCTATTACTTTGACCTGCTGGCCCATTTAAATTGCTCTTGATCTTGGATTTTTTTGTATTATTGTTGCGGCTACGCAAGGAAATGTGGAATCaagtttttcttatttttattttttaacaaaaagttgCTCTTTATCTTTTGGTTGCAaagtcaaaataatttaatgaaaaaagaaataaaatatagtaatgtaagaaataaaataaaagtaagaaACAAAAGTGCATTatgaaaactaattttaaaataaaattaaaacccATTTTGGTAATTACACTTTCAAAagcaattttaatttcaaactaTCCAAACAACATAAATTGACAAGAATCAATTTATGAGaatatatctaaatataaatcaatttacattcaactcacttttaatcaaaatcaattctcTCATAATCAATTctttcaaactcaattctcTCCACCTCAGAACCAAACACAAGCCAAGTAAATCTCCAGTCCtcattaaacaaaaatatgaaagttggACTTAGTTATTCCTCCGAAATCATGTACACGACTATAACAGTCTTTTGTATCAATAGAGAGAGCATACCAGTTGCTATTGTTCTTTTAAAGTggaatgataaataaatagtttgaatTATGTAGATTAAGCAATAGCTACGACTACTTCCATTTATTTGTTCTGTAAACTAAACTTCTCCCAAcgtataaagaaaatatgataattgagtaataaaaaagttatagaaGAAATTATTAATCAGTATTGGGGAGTATAGTTATTGAAAAAACATAATTACCAGATAAAGGAGTGCGGGTTGAGGTGAGTGGGTCAAGACCCCAGCTGCCAAAGCAGTTACCAGACCAATGGCATATCCAGGTAGCGCATACCATATGTATTTGTGCCCCTTCGAAGAACGTAATTCAGAGAGATTTACTGTATCCCTGCTCTTGCGATAATCAAAGCAGAGGACTAAAGCCAGGAGCATGCCTGGGATGGCCTACAAAAAGATAAGCAAAAATCATGAAACGCCAAATACACAAGTTTAGAAGAAActagaatttcaaaatttattgaaatcagGGTTAGCTGAGGATGACATGGAACTCTAATGATATTAAAAGCTTTAAACCACGGTATTTTATAGAGTACACGCAACACACGTGTGTTAGAGAAGGCAGAAACAAATGGTCGTTAGTTATAGgcagttatttattttattcacagTTACTGtttttataactaataattaGTAGCAGTTATTAAGTAagatatttattgtattgaatAAATAGGGAACTGCAGCCTGTTATTGGGAAAAACAGAAAAGTGGTATTTAGAAGTGAGATCGAATTCTTGGAAGGGAGAGACCCAAGACTCTCGAATTTCTTGGGAACAAATTGTGTAATCTTATTCTGTCATCAATAAAAGTTGTTTATTTCCTTTAAATCTCTATGTTTGGTACCGGATTCTATTGACGTGATACACTGAACCACACAGAAAACTTTGATCACAATATGCCCTATTTAATTACTGAATAACTCACAACAGAAATTTCACTCAAATCAACCAATTTGGCAGAATGAACCTATTCAACCTATTTGGTGCAGGAGAAGTTGGAGAAAGTGGAAAGACTAAAGAGAGGGAANNNNNNNNNNNNNNNNNNNNNNNNNNNNNNNNNNNNNNNNNNNNNNNNNNNNNNNNNNNNNNNNNNNNNNNNNNNNNNNNNNNNNNNNNNNNNNNNNNNNNNNNNNNNNNNNNNNNNNNNNNNNNNNNNNNNNNNNNNNNNNNNNNNNNNNNNNNNNNNNNNNNNNNNNNNNNNNNNNNNNNNNNNNNNNNNNNNNNNNNNNNNNNNNNNNNNNNNNNNNNNNNNNNNNNNNNNNNNNNNNNNNNNNNNNNNNNNNNNNNNNNNNNNNNNNNNNNNNNNNNNNNNNNNNNNNNNNGAAAGAGGTTACAGAAAAAACTTCAGTATAACAAACAGTGACaatctcttatttttttatgttctttTCTCACTGCTCCTGCAATGATATGTGGAAGAATATTTTACATCATAATAGATGACAACCCGCATATTACCTAACAAAACATGGTTTAACAAGGAAACAAGGGAGAGAAGTGAACATCGGTACATGCAATACAACATACTACTTTATGTGACAGTAAACAATAAAAGGACGGTCAAAACTCTAaaaacagttaacacatagacTCATATAGTAATAATCTCAGAAGGTTAGAATGTGATACCATGTCCCCTAAACCAAGCATCATGAAGTCTGCTGCACTCTCTCCTGGAACAACACCGCCCAACAAATTTCTTGGAAAGACAATCTTTACAGGTAACTCCAATTTCTTTGTTATTAGTTGCAACCCAGGAAGACTTAAACTATTAGCAACTGTGTGCATAGGATTTGATGCTTGCTGTGTTGCCACTGATACCATGACATTTGCCCCAAAAAATCTCTCAGAGTAGAAAACCCAGAAAATATCATATACAAACAGACAAAGGAGGAGCATTGCACAAATCTTGATGTTTGGAAGACGCACATGGCTTACAAATGCGATGCATATCGATATGCCCAACATATTGTTCAGTATCCAATGACCAGAAACAAGCCAAGAAACCACTATAAAAGAGCATGTAAACAATAGCATTCCTTGGAGTCGTGTAAAAGATTTCGAGCAACAGCGTGAAACAAAAGGATCAGCCAAACCAAACTGTGACTTCAAATATGCAACATAAGGAGACAGGCAGAAGAAAAGGGACGACACAGAAGCAATGGCCGTGAATGCTGTGAGAAGCTGCGAGACTGATGAGAACAAGTAGAACATCAGAAGCAAGCTAAAAGAACTCATAACCGGGATCATCAGTGCTTGGGACCTATCCAATGTAATGGATGCTTCTGACATGTCCCGATTATGCTCCATTTCTTTCCCATAATTTAGAGCTCGAAAAGCAGATCCAAACACCACAGCTACAGCCGTGGTGATAAGTGTGACGGGAGCGGGCTCTAGCAAATACACAAGTTTCCAAAGGGATTCCATCTAGAATTATCTTTAACTCCAATTTCATGCATAGAAACACAACAAAGCAACTATGACTTTGTAACCAGAGCTGCacagtttttttattttccttttggAAGCCAAAAACCTAAACTGTTAAAACTGTGCAACCTGCAATATAACAAACGAATCTTGTAAACACATGAAcgtattttattgaaaaaattaaattaaattaaattaaattaaataaaaatcaccACTTTAAGAATCCTCTTGATCTATTTTACATTACTATAACCAAATCGAACATCTTTTTGTATCATCAACTATCTGAAGCAAACGAAACCAACACAACAAGTTGACATTATAGTTTAATTTAACCTAAATTGATGATCTATCTTTTCCTTCTGTTTCTCCAAAGCAATTAAACGGAATAATGTAACCAAAAACCATAATCAAccctttcaattttatttatcgCGATTATATGGATTAAACAAAGAAACGACGCGCACTAACGAGCATTCAAAGCGCAAAAGTTAAAGATTCTGAATCGGTGAGTAAAAGATTTTCCAAGAACCGATATCAAAATTCAACGAGAAGATTAACGACATGATCTGAAAAGGGGAAGAAGTTGAAATTGGGAGATTAGGGTTTTGGGGAGAGACTAACCTTGGACTGTTGAAAGAGGTTTGAGAGACCCCTTTGCTTTCTCTATGGTGAAACGAAGAAAGCACCTTTTTTCCTCGGAGCGAAGTGAATGTCACTCTAtcctcattttcattttcattttcaccCCTCTATTTCATTTCCTTTACAAATTTTACCCCATTTTGTATTTTCTGAAGGGCCAAAAATTCATCGTctataactatattttaatgTATCAATATTTTCTCAGCACTAGTTtgggtttatttatttatttatttatttatttttgaagtcACACCCCCGTCTATATAATAGTTTGATTTTCACTTTCGTGTAAAATATTCATACCTATATACATATACCAAATACTTTAATGACTATTCTAATTTTTGGTGTTAAAAACAAATAGTTATCATGTATAtaacttatttaataaattataattaatatataataaataaaaattattaaaaatatattcaaaagaCACGctaatattcaaatatttatttctcttctAATTGATTGTACTATGAAAGAGAGACATTTAATTAACCGAGAAACATTCTTTATACATATTATTGAAGTTGAGAGAAAAGTGATTatgaattgaaataaatttaataattctaATTGAACTAAGATTTACAAAGTAAAAGACTATAAATAATGTAGTTAAACACTTTAACAAActaattgaatttgaaattaagttagcTAACAAATATTAAGTTACAAGAATATAACAACTTAAATCATAATGTAATAGCGTAATATTGTGATGGAAGTTAGATAACTTGATACTACCCTTGAGTTGGAAGATATATGTTTAATAATCCTAAGATGAAAATTAGATTTTGAAAGTGTGTATTGGGTGAGTCCTTAGTAAGATACTCGATCAGTTGATCTCGATACTCTACATGAATGacatttaagaaattaaattggaCATGTTTccttataaaataatagtttatgtCTACATATTTGAAGAGCTCTCGATTGGTATGAATTGTAGCCTTGTGAATGGCAAATATGTTGTCGCACAAAACCATGTAATGGGAATGTCAAATGATCAAATGAGTTGTTTGAGCCATAACAATTCATGAGCAATAGAAGCAAGGGTCCTATACTCAACAAATGATTTAGCAATTGTGGTTTGCTTCTATGAGCGCCAAACaataaaagaaattcaaatgAAGATGTAAAAACCTAAAGATATGCGagttacattatattttttcGATCAACATCAATATAGACATAAATAATAAAGGTATAGGTGGTGGGAAACAAGACCTGGTTGCCTAAAGATTCCTTGAAGTACTACAATAAATGATGCATACCTTGATAGTGAGTTGTTTATGACTTGGACACAAATtaacaaagtttattaacaataaaaatgaTGTTTAGTCGACAAATGGACAAGTACATGAGGCGGCCTGTCAAACGCCTATATAGGGATGGTTTATGCAAATGGTCATCATATGTTCATTAAAGTGAACATTTGATTCCATTGAAAATGCCATGGGTTTTGGAACAAGAAAATGCCAATAGTTGCAACGTCTAATTCCTCTGGCATGAGTGAATACCTCTTGGAGACTTCGCAATTTAAAGGTGACAGTGGTGTTGAGCTACCAAAGCCAAAAATGTCCAAATTGAGGTTAATTTTGCAACATGACTGTATGCGCCAACAAAGTTATATACCAGATTATTGAGTATGTCTCTTAGTTACAAGTTGAGCATTAGGTCTTTAAGTGTGTCATTTGCTTTATACTCGTAAAGTCACCTACAACCAACAATCTTTGTACCAATGGAAAGAGGTGGGTCCAAATGTGATTGGCCTTGAGGATTGCAAGCTACTTGATAATAACTTTTCTTTAATCTAAAAATTTTGATAGCTTGATGATAGAAGAATGGTTCATACACGATGatcactttaaaaataaaatatttgtatttgagaaaaaatttgTACAAATAATGTGATTTTGGATTAAGACTATCCGCaaattgataaagataaatgtggatatAAAGATATTTGTACACTTAAAAACTTTGTATATATTAATAAGTTTACTTGAGATGTAAGATGTATTACCATTTTCATGTGTCACATTAAAAACATCatgatttaacattttaatgtattaattttttttttccaaaaaggATGAAGTAGTTATACataattacaaatttttaacaaaaatatataattttaaatttaaattaaggtACTTTTGATATTGCATGTTGTCGCAAATATTAAACAATCCTTTAAACACTAGACTAACAAATCACCATGTGAATATGATACACAAATGAATACTATTTTTATCACGAGAAAATTATCGATATTCATATGCGTTCCTAAGTCTTAATCCTGTTACAATTACATAacaataccaaaaaaaaaaaaatttatttgataacagTCGTTTatgtaatttgtttttttttacaaatctcacatttttattctaattaataggaatatgtttattttattttagaagaaaaagtTATAATTGTAACATTCCCATTTAAATTATCTTTCTTTATTGTGATGGCTCATAATTTATGTATGTCCAATTAAAACACATTAATCGTGAATTGTTTGAAAACAGTGTAATTGtaacttttttctttaaatataattataaaaactcagtaaattaaaaatataaaagtgaatatTTTGTActtatttgttattaaaaaatattattaatttaaaataaacatatcaataatatttaaataaaaaattaaccgAATTCTACTAGTAAATTTTCCCCAAACTCTATATacattaaaagataattttattgaCAAAAGTTATACAAAATAGTATGGGGATCGAACACATTTGGCTGCTCGTGCTTGTGCACATGAAAgtcgattttaaaaatatacaaagATAGTATGGTTATAGAAACCATGCATATTTgtacatattattatttacattGACTTCCATTTCCAAATCCCGTCGATTTTGTTATACAATAATTAGGGGGGGAAATAGtttgatcaaattttaaaagatcTGAGTTTcatttacaattaattttttaggtctaAATCTGATCTGTAGTcgataatagattttttttttatgttggtacctgacatttttaaaagtttggtctttattaacattaaaacatttaaatgttatattttatatatttatatatatatattaaataaaaaatgattttcaaac
The genomic region above belongs to Cicer arietinum cultivar CDC Frontier isolate Library 1 chromosome 4, Cicar.CDCFrontier_v2.0, whole genome shotgun sequence and contains:
- the LOC101493736 gene encoding signal peptide peptidase-like 1, which gives rise to MESLWKLVYLLEPAPVTLITTAVAVVFGSAFRALNYGKEMEHNRDMSEASITLDRSQALMIPVMSSFSLLLMFYLFSSVSQLLTAFTAIASVSSLFFCLSPYVAYLKSQFGLADPFVSRCCSKSFTRLQGMLLFTCSFIVVSWLVSGHWILNNMLGISICIAFVSHVRLPNIKICAMLLLCLFVYDIFWVFYSERFFGANVMVSVATQQASNPMHTVANSLSLPGLQLITKKLELPVKIVFPRNLLGGVVPGESAADFMMLGLGDMAIPGMLLALVLCFDYRKSRDTVNLSELRSSKGHKYIWYALPGYAIGLVTALAAGVLTHSPQPALLYLVPSTLGPVIVTSWIKKELHELWEGNIPNLNDKDREVEV